In the Glycine max cultivar Williams 82 chromosome 6, Glycine_max_v4.0, whole genome shotgun sequence genome, TGTTTAATAGATAATTTTCTTTAGTtagatcattttctttttttattcacattttggtatccactttttttttttaattctggaTATTTATAATGTTTCATTTTGAGATTTGGCTCATCTTTTGATTAGATTAATTTCTgacaaaatttgaaaacttagtttatctttttgtttacgTCACACCGAGACCCAACACACGGGCCAAGAAAGCAGCGAGACCCAAGTGTAAGATGGGCCTAGCCCAAACCCTGTTTATGTGATGTATGAAGTTCAATATAAGCTCCAAGCGAATTAGGGTTTTGTGTTTCTGCAGCAGTTGGGAGGAGGCACTGTGGCAGAAGTCTTAGGAGTGTAAAACAGAGACGCAAAATGAAGACGATTCTATCGTCCGAGACCATGAATATTCCCGACGGCGTGAGCATCAAGGTTCACGCTAAGGTTATCGAGGTTGAGGGCCCTCGTGGAAAACTCGTGCGAGACTTCCACCATCTGAACTTGGACTTCCAACTTATTACCGACGATGGCGGTAAAAGGAAGCTCAAGATTGATTCTTGGTTTGGTTCTCGTAAAACCTCCGCCGCCATCCGCACCGCCCTCAGCCACGTTGAGAATTTGATCACCGGCGTCACCAAGGGATACCGATACAAAATGAGATTCGTGTACGCTCATTTTCCGATCAACGCTAGCATTGGCAACAACAGCAAGTCCATCGAGATCAGAAATTTCCTCGGCGAGAAGAAGGTGCTCAACactgttgttttttgttttcaatttttttatttagtttctgTGTCGTGCTATTAGGAATAAATTGTGGTGTTGGGTTTAGTGATTTATTTGGTTATTACGTTTATGATTAGGTGAGGAAAGTAGACATGCTTGAGGGCGTGT is a window encoding:
- the LOC100810086 gene encoding 60S ribosomal protein L9-like (The RefSeq protein has 1 substitution compared to this genomic sequence), whose translation is MKTILSSETMNIPGGVSIKVHAKVIEVEGPRGKLVRDFHHLNLDFQLITDDGGKRKLKIDSWFGSRKTSAAIRTALSHVENLITGVTKGYRYKMRFVYAHFPINASIGNNSKSIEIRNFLGEKKVRKVDMLEGVSVVRSEKVKDELVLDGNDIELVSRSCALINQKCHVKNKDIRKFLDGIYVSEKGTILEE